One window from the genome of Engraulis encrasicolus isolate BLACKSEA-1 chromosome 16, IST_EnEncr_1.0, whole genome shotgun sequence encodes:
- the guk1a gene encoding guanylate kinase isoform X3: protein MAGPRPVVMSGPSGAGKSTLLKKLLKEFDGVFGFSVSHTTRNPRPGEENGKDYHYVTRETMQAAIDNGEFIENAVFSGNMYGTSKAAVQAVQAKNLICILDIDMQGVKNIKRTDLDPIYISIQPPSMQELEKRLRDRKTESEESLQRRLNAANVDMELSKEPGLFDVVIINQDLDNAYGKLKEALLEEIKKVKNTPTA, encoded by the exons ATGGCAGGACCGAGGCCTGTGGTGATGAGTGGCCCCTCTGGGGCGGGGAAGAGCACGCTCCTCAAGAAGCTCCTGAAGGAGTTTGACGGGGTCTTCGGCTTCAGCGTATCCC ATACAACAAGGAACCCTCGTCCTGGAGAGGAGAATGGCAAAG ATTACCATTATGTCACAAGGGAGACAATGCAGGCAGCTATTGACAACGGGGAGTTCATTGAGAATGCTGTATTCTCAGGGAACATGTACGGAACAAG CAAAGCTGCGGTACAGGCGGTGCAGGCTAAGAACTTGATCTGCATCCTGGACATTGACATGCAGGGAGTGAAGAACATCAAAAGGACAGACCTCGATCCAATTTATATCTCCATTCAACCCCCATCAATGCAGGAGCTT GAGAAGCGTTTGAGGGATCGGAAAACGGAATCAGAGGAAAGTCTCCAAAGGCGACTGAATGCGGCGAATGTTGACATGGAATTGA GCAAAGAACCAGGGTTATTTGATGTTGTCATCATAAACCAAGATCTTGACAATGCATATGGAAAATTAAAAGAAGCTCTTCTTGAg GAAATTAAAAAGGTAAAAAACACACCCACGGCCTAA
- the guk1a gene encoding guanylate kinase isoform X2 → MKDRINQKAMAGPRPVVMSGPSGAGKSTLLKKLLKEFDGVFGFSVSHTTRNPRPGEENGKDYHYVTRETMQAAIDNGEFIENAVFSGNMYGTSKAAVQAVQAKNLICILDIDMQGVKNIKRTDLDPIYISIQPPSMQELEKRLRDRKTESEESLQRRLNAANVDMELSKEPGLFDVVIINQDLDNAYGKLKEALLEEIKKVKNTPTA, encoded by the exons CAATGGCAGGACCGAGGCCTGTGGTGATGAGTGGCCCCTCTGGGGCGGGGAAGAGCACGCTCCTCAAGAAGCTCCTGAAGGAGTTTGACGGGGTCTTCGGCTTCAGCGTATCCC ATACAACAAGGAACCCTCGTCCTGGAGAGGAGAATGGCAAAG ATTACCATTATGTCACAAGGGAGACAATGCAGGCAGCTATTGACAACGGGGAGTTCATTGAGAATGCTGTATTCTCAGGGAACATGTACGGAACAAG CAAAGCTGCGGTACAGGCGGTGCAGGCTAAGAACTTGATCTGCATCCTGGACATTGACATGCAGGGAGTGAAGAACATCAAAAGGACAGACCTCGATCCAATTTATATCTCCATTCAACCCCCATCAATGCAGGAGCTT GAGAAGCGTTTGAGGGATCGGAAAACGGAATCAGAGGAAAGTCTCCAAAGGCGACTGAATGCGGCGAATGTTGACATGGAATTGA GCAAAGAACCAGGGTTATTTGATGTTGTCATCATAAACCAAGATCTTGACAATGCATATGGAAAATTAAAAGAAGCTCTTCTTGAg GAAATTAAAAAGGTAAAAAACACACCCACGGCCTAA
- the guk1a gene encoding guanylate kinase isoform X1 codes for MYMRFFSRIVSAMAGPRPVVMSGPSGAGKSTLLKKLLKEFDGVFGFSVSHTTRNPRPGEENGKDYHYVTRETMQAAIDNGEFIENAVFSGNMYGTSKAAVQAVQAKNLICILDIDMQGVKNIKRTDLDPIYISIQPPSMQELEKRLRDRKTESEESLQRRLNAANVDMELSKEPGLFDVVIINQDLDNAYGKLKEALLEEIKKVKNTPTA; via the exons CAATGGCAGGACCGAGGCCTGTGGTGATGAGTGGCCCCTCTGGGGCGGGGAAGAGCACGCTCCTCAAGAAGCTCCTGAAGGAGTTTGACGGGGTCTTCGGCTTCAGCGTATCCC ATACAACAAGGAACCCTCGTCCTGGAGAGGAGAATGGCAAAG ATTACCATTATGTCACAAGGGAGACAATGCAGGCAGCTATTGACAACGGGGAGTTCATTGAGAATGCTGTATTCTCAGGGAACATGTACGGAACAAG CAAAGCTGCGGTACAGGCGGTGCAGGCTAAGAACTTGATCTGCATCCTGGACATTGACATGCAGGGAGTGAAGAACATCAAAAGGACAGACCTCGATCCAATTTATATCTCCATTCAACCCCCATCAATGCAGGAGCTT GAGAAGCGTTTGAGGGATCGGAAAACGGAATCAGAGGAAAGTCTCCAAAGGCGACTGAATGCGGCGAATGTTGACATGGAATTGA GCAAAGAACCAGGGTTATTTGATGTTGTCATCATAAACCAAGATCTTGACAATGCATATGGAAAATTAAAAGAAGCTCTTCTTGAg GAAATTAAAAAGGTAAAAAACACACCCACGGCCTAA